In Victivallis sp. Marseille-Q1083, the genomic stretch AGTAAAAACACAACACAGGATGGACATGGCGTTCGCTGACGTAATCGACGAAGCCGGCCGCCTTGGCCAGCAGCGCCTCGGCGCCGGCGGTCCGGAACAGCGGCCACTGGTCCCGATCGCGCTGGCAGGGATCGCGGCTTTCCATCGCCAGGTCGCAGAAATTCGGAATTTCCACCAATTGCAAATCGCCGGGTTCCGTCCAGTCTGCCGCCGAAGGATGGTAGGGCGCCAGGCGGTTGCGGTAAAAGAACAGCGGCAGCGAAGCGTCGGCGAGATAGCCGAGCGCCTCGAGTTCCCGAACCACCCGGGTGCTGCCCCACAGCCGGGGACAGCGGAAACTGGTCGGCCGGGTTCCGCCATTGGCTTCCTGTACCAGACGGGTCGCCTCCCGGATGCGGCCGGCCACTTCAAAGTCGCAAACCGGCCAGTTGTTCGGCAGGGGAAACAGCGGATCGCCGAGCGTCTCATGATAGAGCG encodes the following:
- a CDS encoding polysaccharide deacetylase family protein, which translates into the protein METQFDVVLGIDMENDIGSFTDFYEGVKFGTFRLLELLERHGAGATFFWTGHAASQHPQIVRQVAAAGHEIGCHSLYHETLGDPLFPLPNNWPVCDFEVAGRIREATRLVQEANGGTRPTSFRCPRLWGSTRVVRELEALGYLADASLPLFFYRNRLAPYHPSAADWTEPGDLQLVEIPNFCDLAMESRDPCQRDRDQWPLFRTAGAEALLAKAAGFVDYVSERHVHPVLCFYFHPWEFHPMPSGAIDYGEASVRPLPFITQNCGEEACRQFDRVLAGLKAAGGRFKTAAEVALDYAAGVK